Proteins encoded within one genomic window of Dethiobacter alkaliphilus AHT 1:
- a CDS encoding phosphatase — protein MKILADLHVHTLASGHAYSTIEETAKAAAAKGLEMIAITDHGPAMPGGPHQYYFGNMRVLPPEIHGVEILRGAEVNILDEQGSLDLKEYYLKRLDIVLAGLHNVCMEPLCQKKNTKALVNALQNPYVDIIVHPGNPDFPIEMEKVVQTAKQQNKALEINNSSFLVRKGSRKPCREIARLAREYGILVSISSDSHFSGNVGELDLAVEVALDAGIPAENILNINGDRVRRFLARRGKRRFVSQSDGK, from the coding sequence ATGAAGATTCTTGCTGATTTGCATGTCCATACATTGGCCAGCGGGCATGCGTACAGTACCATTGAAGAAACTGCCAAAGCGGCGGCGGCCAAAGGTTTGGAAATGATAGCCATCACTGATCACGGGCCGGCTATGCCCGGCGGCCCCCACCAGTACTATTTCGGCAACATGCGGGTTTTGCCGCCTGAGATTCATGGCGTGGAAATTTTGCGGGGTGCCGAGGTCAATATTCTGGACGAGCAAGGTTCGTTGGATTTGAAGGAATACTATTTAAAGAGGCTCGATATAGTGCTGGCCGGGTTGCATAATGTCTGTATGGAGCCCCTTTGCCAAAAGAAGAACACCAAAGCTCTGGTAAATGCGCTGCAAAACCCCTATGTGGACATCATAGTCCATCCCGGCAATCCGGACTTCCCCATTGAGATGGAAAAGGTGGTCCAAACAGCAAAGCAGCAGAATAAAGCTCTGGAAATTAACAACAGTTCGTTTCTGGTCCGCAAGGGAAGCAGGAAGCCCTGCCGGGAAATTGCCCGCCTGGCCAGAGAATACGGTATTCTGGTATCTATAAGCAGTGACTCCCACTTCTCCGGAAATGTGGGTGAGCTGGACCTGGCGGTGGAAGTGGCACTGGATGCCGGGATTCCCGCTGAAAATATCCTGAACATAAACGGGGACCGTGTCCGCCGTTTTCTGGCCCGACGAGGCAAAAGACGGTTTGTTTCCCAAAGCGACGGAAAGTAG
- the uvrA gene encoding excinuclease ABC subunit UvrA has protein sequence MIQDKILIKGAREHNLANIDVEIPRNRLVVITGVSGSGKSSLAFDTVYAEGQRRYVESLSAYARQFLGQMDKPDVDYIEGLSPAISIDQKTTSRNPRSTVGTVTEIYDYLRLLFARIGRPHCPHCEIQIAQQTVEQMVDRIMTMPERTKIQVLAPLVRGRKGEYSKLFQDARADGFVRVRVDGELRDLDEEITLDKNKKHNIEIVVDRLVIKEGLEPRLADSLETSLNYGGGLVIIDVIDGEEILFSSAFACPQCGFSFEELSPRMFSFNSPYGACAPCTGLGSKAEIDPDLVIPDKRRTLREGAIAPWKSGTQGYYQQLLETAAKHFEIDMDKPFASLPKKQQKLLLWGAKERIPFSYTDAHGRLHQYNLRFEGVVPNLERRYRESTSEQVREDLESYMSHTPCPECGGSRLKAASLAVTVGEKNIAEVTSLTVHAAREYIGSLELSEKEQQIGRLVIKEIEERLGFLLNVGLEYLTLDRAAGTLSGGEAQRIRLATQIGSSLTGVLYILDEPSIGLHQRDNERLIKTLERLRDLGNTVIVVEHDEETIERADHILDIGPGAGAWGGRVVAAGPVEEIKKVPESVTGQYLSGRKAIHVPDKRREPNGKWLEVQGAKAHNLKDLSVPIPLGVLTCVTGVSGSGKSTLINEILYRRLALELHRGRQKPADHDELLGLEHLDKVIDVDQSPIGRTPRSNPATYTGVFDYIRELFSRTSEGRARGYMPGRFSFNVKGGRCEACRGDGILRIEMHFLPDVYVPCEVCRGKRYNRETLEIRYKGKNIADVLAMTVTEALEFFDAIPRIKRKLQTLYDVGLGYIRLGQPAPTLSGGEAQRVKLATELSRRSTGKTLYILDEPTTGLHSDDISKLLTILDRLVDNGDSVLVIEHNLDVIKRADYLIDLGPEGGDAGGRIVASGTPEEVAQVAESHTGRFLQKVLARAQE, from the coding sequence ATGATTCAGGATAAGATTTTAATTAAAGGGGCCCGGGAACATAACCTGGCCAATATTGATGTGGAAATCCCGCGCAACCGGTTGGTTGTGATTACCGGTGTGTCCGGTTCAGGGAAATCTTCCCTGGCTTTTGATACGGTCTATGCCGAAGGGCAGCGCCGCTATGTGGAATCTTTGTCCGCTTATGCCCGGCAGTTTCTGGGACAGATGGATAAGCCGGATGTGGACTATATTGAGGGGCTCTCACCGGCAATTTCCATTGACCAGAAAACTACCTCCCGCAACCCGCGCTCCACGGTGGGTACGGTGACGGAAATATATGACTACCTGCGGCTGTTGTTTGCCCGCATCGGCCGGCCCCACTGCCCCCACTGTGAGATCCAGATTGCCCAGCAAACGGTGGAGCAGATGGTGGACAGGATAATGACCATGCCGGAGCGCACCAAAATTCAGGTGTTGGCGCCGCTGGTACGGGGCCGTAAAGGTGAATACAGCAAACTGTTCCAGGATGCCCGGGCCGACGGCTTTGTCCGGGTGCGGGTGGACGGTGAGCTGCGTGACTTGGATGAAGAAATTACTTTGGATAAAAACAAAAAGCATAACATCGAAATTGTTGTAGACCGTCTGGTAATCAAGGAAGGGCTGGAACCGCGGCTGGCCGATTCGCTGGAAACTTCACTGAATTACGGTGGAGGACTGGTGATAATCGACGTTATTGACGGGGAGGAAATTCTCTTTTCCTCGGCTTTTGCCTGCCCGCAGTGCGGTTTTTCCTTTGAAGAGTTGTCTCCGCGGATGTTTTCTTTTAACAGTCCGTACGGAGCATGCGCGCCGTGCACCGGCCTGGGCAGCAAGGCAGAAATTGACCCGGATCTGGTAATTCCCGACAAACGGCGTACTTTAAGAGAAGGGGCCATCGCTCCCTGGAAATCAGGCACACAGGGTTATTATCAGCAGCTACTGGAGACGGCGGCCAAGCATTTTGAAATCGATATGGACAAACCCTTTGCCTCACTGCCTAAAAAGCAGCAGAAACTGCTCTTATGGGGAGCAAAGGAGCGGATTCCCTTTAGCTATACAGATGCTCACGGCCGTTTGCATCAATATAACCTGCGCTTTGAAGGGGTTGTCCCCAATCTGGAGCGGCGCTACCGGGAGAGCACCTCGGAGCAGGTTCGTGAAGACCTGGAAAGTTATATGTCCCATACGCCCTGCCCGGAATGCGGCGGCAGCCGGCTGAAGGCTGCCAGCCTGGCGGTGACGGTGGGGGAGAAAAACATCGCCGAAGTAACGTCCCTCACCGTGCATGCGGCGCGGGAATATATAGGCAGCCTGGAGTTATCGGAGAAGGAACAGCAGATTGGCCGCCTGGTGATCAAGGAAATTGAAGAGCGGCTTGGCTTTCTCTTAAATGTGGGTTTGGAGTACCTGACGCTGGACCGTGCCGCCGGCACCCTGTCCGGTGGCGAGGCACAGCGCATCCGCCTGGCCACCCAGATTGGCTCCAGTCTCACCGGAGTGCTCTATATCCTGGATGAGCCCAGCATCGGCTTGCACCAGCGCGACAACGAGCGGTTGATTAAAACTTTGGAGCGTTTACGGGATCTGGGCAACACTGTGATTGTGGTGGAGCACGATGAAGAGACCATTGAACGCGCCGACCATATTCTTGATATCGGTCCCGGTGCCGGTGCCTGGGGCGGCCGGGTGGTGGCCGCCGGGCCGGTGGAGGAGATTAAAAAAGTTCCCGAATCGGTGACCGGGCAGTATCTGAGCGGCAGAAAAGCCATTCATGTACCTGATAAACGGCGGGAGCCCAACGGTAAGTGGCTGGAAGTCCAGGGCGCCAAGGCCCATAACTTAAAAGACCTTAGTGTGCCCATTCCTCTTGGTGTGCTGACCTGTGTCACCGGAGTTTCCGGCTCCGGGAAAAGCACCCTGATTAATGAGATTCTTTACCGGCGGCTGGCACTGGAGTTGCACCGCGGTCGGCAGAAACCGGCGGACCATGATGAGCTTTTGGGGCTTGAGCATCTGGATAAGGTAATTGATGTGGACCAGTCACCCATCGGGCGTACGCCGCGTTCCAACCCCGCCACCTATACCGGTGTTTTTGATTATATCCGGGAGCTGTTTTCCCGCACCTCCGAGGGGCGGGCCCGCGGCTACATGCCTGGACGCTTCAGCTTTAACGTTAAGGGTGGCCGCTGCGAAGCCTGCCGCGGTGACGGCATTTTGCGCATCGAGATGCATTTTCTGCCCGATGTTTATGTGCCCTGCGAAGTATGCCGCGGCAAACGTTACAACCGGGAAACTCTGGAGATCCGTTATAAGGGCAAAAACATCGCCGATGTGCTGGCCATGACGGTGACCGAAGCGCTGGAGTTTTTTGATGCCATTCCCCGCATTAAACGCAAACTGCAGACACTCTACGATGTGGGACTGGGCTACATTCGCCTGGGACAGCCTGCACCCACCCTCTCCGGCGGAGAGGCGCAGCGTGTAAAGCTGGCCACCGAACTTTCCCGCCGCAGTACGGGCAAAACCCTCTATATTCTGGACGAACCCACCACCGGCCTGCACAGCGATGATATCAGCAAACTTTTGACCATCCTGGACCGGCTGGTGGATAACGGTGACAGTGTTTTGGTCATTGAGCATAACCTGGATGTGATTAAGCGCGCCGATTATCTGATTGATCTGGGGCCCGAAGGCGGGGATGCCGGCGGTAGGATTGTGGCCAGCGGCACCCCCGAAGAGGTGGCTCAGGTGGCGGAATCGCACACCGGACGGTTTTTACAGAAAGTCCTGGCTAGGGCCCAGGAGTAG
- a CDS encoding alpha-hydroxy-acid oxidizing protein, producing MDEKQIRDRAREKMQGYCRVCPQCNGKACAGEVPGMGGLLTGSAFINNIESLAMYHINLRTMHQIDEPDTTLKMFNHTFSSPIFVAPLTGASYNMGGALTEAEFVSCLTEGAKEAGSLAFTGDGAEDEIYTAGLDALRSTGLGIPIIKPRSMDSIKERIGQAEAAGAVAVGIDIDGAGLVTMAMKGHPVGPKTFYQLRELKSFTKLPLILKGIMTVQEAEMAVEMGAEAIVVSNHGGRVLDGTPGVADVLPEIVERVKGEIFVFADGGVRNGIDALKMLALGANAVLVGRPSIWSAFGGGAEGVGQMLEKMTAQLRHGMLMTGCVNLKAIDYHVIY from the coding sequence ATGGATGAAAAACAAATCAGGGACCGGGCCCGGGAAAAAATGCAGGGATACTGCCGCGTGTGTCCGCAATGCAACGGTAAAGCCTGCGCCGGTGAAGTTCCCGGCATGGGCGGCCTGCTTACCGGTTCTGCCTTCATAAACAATATCGAATCGTTGGCAATGTATCACATCAATTTGCGCACCATGCATCAGATTGATGAGCCGGACACCACACTTAAAATGTTCAATCATACCTTTTCCAGTCCCATCTTTGTGGCACCGCTGACCGGAGCGTCTTATAATATGGGTGGGGCACTGACGGAAGCGGAGTTTGTCTCCTGTTTGACTGAGGGAGCAAAGGAGGCCGGTTCACTGGCCTTTACCGGCGACGGTGCAGAAGATGAAATTTACACCGCAGGGCTGGATGCCCTCCGGTCAACGGGATTGGGGATTCCCATTATCAAGCCCCGCTCCATGGATTCCATTAAGGAGCGGATTGGTCAGGCCGAAGCAGCCGGTGCGGTGGCGGTGGGTATTGATATCGACGGCGCCGGCCTGGTGACCATGGCCATGAAAGGCCATCCGGTGGGGCCCAAGACTTTTTATCAATTGCGTGAACTAAAGAGCTTTACCAAGCTCCCCTTGATTCTAAAAGGTATTATGACTGTTCAGGAAGCTGAAATGGCGGTGGAAATGGGTGCGGAAGCCATTGTTGTTTCCAACCACGGAGGCCGGGTCCTGGACGGTACCCCCGGCGTGGCCGATGTGCTGCCGGAAATAGTGGAGCGGGTGAAAGGTGAAATTTTCGTTTTTGCCGATGGTGGTGTGCGCAACGGCATTGATGCCCTGAAAATGCTTGCCCTGGGAGCCAATGCGGTGCTGGTGGGACGCCCGTCGATTTGGTCTGCTTTTGGCGGCGGAGCGGAAGGTGTGGGGCAAATGCTGGAGAAAATGACAGCACAGCTGCGCCACGGCATGCTGATGACCGGATGTGTCAACCTTAAAGCAATTGACTATCATGTTATATACTGA
- a CDS encoding Cof-type HAD-IIB family hydrolase yields MTFKLLALDLDDTLLGDDFLISPQNRHAIRQAAKHGVLVTLATGRMFRSAVPFARELQIDLPLITYHGALIRTAGGEDTLYHRPVPLNLAQEMAELAAEENLHLNAYINDELFVAQENELSRYYQNLAKVKVTAVGDLAEFLHTPPTKLTIINRDGWLDGIKDRILEQYGDELSITISRPHFLEITDRLATKGQALRFLAEKHNIPQAEVAAVGDSFNDLDMIIYAGMGVAVANAREEVKAVADIITSANTEHGVADFIYKYLFDGEEGGRHG; encoded by the coding sequence TTGACATTTAAACTATTGGCTTTGGATCTGGACGATACCTTACTGGGCGATGACTTTTTAATCTCGCCCCAGAACCGGCACGCCATACGCCAGGCAGCAAAACATGGTGTCCTGGTGACGCTGGCTACGGGGAGAATGTTTCGTTCGGCGGTGCCTTTTGCCCGGGAATTGCAGATTGACCTGCCCCTGATAACCTATCACGGTGCTTTAATTCGCACTGCCGGAGGAGAAGATACCCTTTATCACCGGCCGGTACCGCTTAATCTGGCGCAGGAAATGGCGGAGCTGGCGGCAGAAGAGAATCTGCATCTTAATGCCTATATTAACGATGAACTGTTTGTGGCCCAGGAAAATGAGCTGTCCCGCTATTATCAGAACCTGGCCAAGGTGAAGGTGACGGCGGTCGGCGATTTGGCTGAGTTTCTACATACACCACCCACCAAGCTCACCATTATAAACCGGGACGGCTGGCTGGACGGCATAAAAGACAGGATTCTGGAGCAGTATGGAGATGAGTTGTCCATTACCATTTCCCGGCCGCATTTTCTGGAGATTACCGACCGTTTGGCCACCAAAGGCCAGGCGCTACGGTTTTTGGCGGAAAAACATAATATCCCGCAGGCTGAAGTGGCGGCGGTGGGAGACAGTTTTAATGATCTGGATATGATAATTTATGCCGGCATGGGCGTGGCGGTGGCAAACGCCCGCGAAGAAGTAAAAGCGGTGGCCGATATTATCACCTCCGCCAATACGGAGCATGGAGTGGCAGATTTTATATATAAGTATCTTTTCGACGGTGAGGAAGGTGGTCGCCATGGATGA
- a CDS encoding sensor histidine kinase, with protein sequence MESIYLFFQANIKLVYFIYGLVFFMMGFAIALQNEKKSSLILSRSFNYLAIFGIVHGISEWGHVFIPIAERYSSDAAIAAMHLIEANLIGFSFVFLLYFGVKLCVDTLDLPEQILWIPKIAGFLWFTGLIVYPHLMQLPDINQWYLLADIVSRYAFAFPGSALAAYGIWLQRDDLASLGQPSVFGHLRWTAVMFALYAVFAGLIVPQAPFFPANRLNIQNLFSLTGFPVAVYRATIVAVISYFVIRLTAIFNYEYRQELIETQQSYAILRERQRIRRDMHDGILQGIYAVGLSMDTAKHLTTVNPAKAADIIAKGNQRLDEINTEIRHYIMDMQSTTFGELSVKEIVLGMVEEFKDQHKLPVEVRIHDSRNEKLSSQHKEQIYFIVQELLTNIARHSKATKAAVSLVFHPQHLILEVSDNGIGLPAKQRRSGLQNIMDRSEQIGADIEIQSSKQNGTLTRLQIPYN encoded by the coding sequence ATGGAATCCATATATTTATTCTTTCAGGCAAACATCAAGCTGGTGTACTTTATTTATGGCCTGGTTTTTTTTATGATGGGGTTTGCCATTGCTCTGCAAAATGAGAAAAAAAGCTCGCTGATTCTGTCCAGATCCTTTAATTATCTGGCCATCTTTGGCATCGTTCACGGCATCTCGGAATGGGGCCATGTTTTTATTCCCATTGCGGAGAGGTACAGCAGTGACGCCGCTATTGCCGCCATGCACCTGATTGAGGCAAACCTAATTGGTTTTTCCTTTGTCTTTTTATTGTACTTCGGCGTCAAGCTGTGTGTGGATACGCTGGATTTGCCGGAGCAAATCCTGTGGATTCCCAAAATTGCAGGTTTCCTCTGGTTTACCGGCCTTATTGTCTACCCGCATTTGATGCAGTTGCCGGACATTAATCAATGGTATCTGCTGGCCGACATTGTTTCCCGTTATGCTTTTGCCTTCCCCGGTTCGGCTCTGGCCGCCTATGGCATCTGGCTGCAGCGGGATGATCTGGCCTCCCTGGGCCAGCCCAGCGTGTTTGGCCATCTGCGCTGGACGGCGGTAATGTTTGCCCTTTATGCCGTCTTTGCCGGTTTGATTGTGCCCCAGGCACCGTTTTTCCCCGCCAACCGGCTCAACATTCAAAACCTGTTTAGTCTCACCGGTTTTCCGGTGGCAGTCTATCGGGCCACAATTGTTGCAGTAATTTCTTATTTTGTCATTCGCCTGACGGCAATTTTTAATTATGAATATCGCCAGGAACTAATCGAAACCCAGCAGAGTTATGCCATTTTGCGGGAAAGGCAGCGCATTCGCCGCGATATGCATGACGGAATTCTTCAGGGAATTTATGCGGTGGGACTCTCCATGGACACCGCCAAACACCTGACCACGGTAAATCCGGCAAAAGCTGCCGACATCATCGCCAAAGGCAATCAGCGCCTGGATGAAATCAATACGGAAATACGACACTACATCATGGATATGCAGTCTACCACATTTGGCGAGCTTTCCGTTAAAGAAATTGTTCTGGGCATGGTGGAAGAGTTCAAGGACCAGCATAAACTGCCGGTGGAAGTGCGCATTCATGACTCCCGGAATGAAAAATTAAGTTCGCAACATAAAGAGCAGATCTATTTTATCGTTCAGGAGCTTTTGACTAATATTGCCCGGCACAGCAAAGCCACCAAGGCAGCCGTTTCCCTGGTCTTTCATCCCCAACATCTCATCCTGGAAGTTTCCGATAACGGCATCGGCTTGCCTGCCAAACAGCGGCGCAGTGGTCTGCAAAATATCATGGACAGATCCGAACAAATCGGCGCCGACATTGAAATACAAAGCAGCAAACAAAACGGCACTTTAACCAGGCTGCAGATTCCGTACAACTAA
- a CDS encoding phage holin family protein, whose product MRGFIWRWILNAIALYLTAQIITGITLDGFAAVVVAALVWGFVNSVIRPVVNLIALPITILTVGLFTLVINGFLLWLVAEAVTGFYVDGILMGIAGALLLSIISSVLSAVFDEK is encoded by the coding sequence GTGCGGGGTTTTATTTGGCGTTGGATTCTCAATGCGATTGCGCTTTATTTAACAGCGCAGATTATAACCGGAATTACGCTGGACGGTTTTGCCGCAGTTGTGGTGGCTGCATTGGTCTGGGGCTTTGTCAATTCGGTAATACGCCCGGTGGTGAATTTGATTGCCCTGCCCATCACCATATTGACCGTGGGGCTCTTTACTTTGGTTATTAACGGCTTTTTGTTGTGGCTTGTTGCCGAAGCGGTGACCGGATTCTATGTGGACGGGATTTTGATGGGCATTGCCGGTGCGCTGCTGCTATCTATCATCAGTAGTGTGCTCAGTGCAGTTTTTGATGAAAAGTAG
- the uvrC gene encoding excinuclease ABC subunit UvrC encodes MTEKDTIQDKLARLPRRPGVYLMKDQRGKIIYVGKAVDLRQRVRSYFQSAQKLSPKVRALVEKIADLDYTVTDTEVEALILESNLIKEYKPRYNIDLKDDKHYPYLRVTVQEPFPRIHVARRVEKDGARYFGPYTNAGAVRETIRLIRRLFPLRHCRGPVDPAKSGRPCLNRHIDRCLAPCDGEVGEEEYRKLVDEVLLFLEGKQDRLLHELAARMEEAAQNLEFEKAARLRDQYQAVEAIREKQKIALTEGGDRDIIALAAGEDLGCAQLFAVRGGKLTGREHFLLTNPTGEDEAEMLAAFLRRYYTHAGEIPPEILLSGEIPDAALLEEWLRGKRGGRVRIHVPQRGAKKDLARMALDNAAMFLEQEVLRQRARDPQAALRALTEALSLEEPPCRIEGYDISHLHGEGTVAAMVVFENGVAKPSDYRRFRVRSVDKPDDYASMRETLSRRFARLAALRDAGEPPENMEDPFLLVPDLILIDGGIGQLNAARQAMEEAGYNDVPMISLAKEEELVFVTGRREPLRLPRNSAALQLLQRVRDEAHRFVITYQRKRRPGVRGSLLLDVPGIGEARRKALLKHFGSIAEMRRASVEQLAEVEGMNEAVAATLYEYLREEDRT; translated from the coding sequence ATGACTGAGAAAGATACTATCCAGGATAAACTGGCGCGGCTGCCGCGCCGCCCCGGTGTCTATCTGATGAAAGATCAGCGGGGCAAGATTATTTACGTTGGCAAGGCGGTGGATCTGAGACAGCGGGTCCGCTCCTATTTTCAGTCTGCCCAGAAACTCTCACCCAAGGTGCGGGCCCTGGTGGAGAAGATTGCCGACCTGGACTACACGGTGACGGACACCGAAGTGGAAGCGCTGATTCTGGAGAGCAATCTGATTAAAGAGTACAAGCCCCGTTACAATATCGATTTAAAAGATGATAAACATTACCCCTATCTCCGTGTTACGGTGCAGGAGCCATTCCCCCGCATCCATGTGGCCCGGCGGGTGGAAAAGGACGGTGCCCGTTATTTCGGCCCCTATACCAACGCCGGGGCGGTACGGGAGACAATCCGTCTCATCAGGCGGTTGTTTCCGCTGCGGCACTGCCGCGGGCCGGTGGATCCGGCCAAGTCCGGGCGCCCCTGCCTGAACCGCCATATCGACCGCTGTTTGGCTCCCTGTGACGGAGAAGTGGGTGAAGAAGAGTACCGCAAGCTGGTGGATGAAGTGCTGCTGTTTCTGGAGGGAAAGCAGGACCGGCTGCTGCATGAACTTGCAGCCCGGATGGAAGAGGCGGCACAAAACCTGGAATTTGAGAAGGCTGCCCGGCTGCGCGACCAGTACCAGGCGGTGGAGGCTATCCGGGAGAAACAAAAAATCGCCCTCACAGAAGGGGGCGACCGCGATATTATTGCGCTGGCCGCCGGGGAAGATCTGGGCTGCGCCCAGCTTTTTGCGGTGCGGGGCGGTAAGCTGACCGGCAGGGAGCATTTTTTGCTGACTAATCCCACCGGTGAGGATGAGGCGGAAATGTTGGCCGCTTTTTTGCGCCGCTATTACACCCATGCCGGGGAGATTCCGCCGGAAATTCTTCTTTCCGGGGAGATACCCGATGCAGCTCTGTTGGAGGAGTGGCTGCGGGGTAAAAGAGGCGGACGGGTCCGTATCCATGTGCCGCAGCGCGGAGCAAAAAAAGATCTGGCGCGTATGGCGCTGGACAATGCTGCCATGTTTTTGGAGCAGGAAGTGCTGCGTCAGCGAGCCAGGGATCCCCAGGCAGCGCTGCGTGCCCTGACCGAAGCACTGTCTCTGGAAGAGCCTCCCTGCCGCATTGAAGGGTATGATATTTCCCATCTGCACGGAGAGGGTACGGTGGCGGCCATGGTAGTCTTTGAAAACGGAGTGGCAAAGCCGTCTGATTACCGGCGGTTTCGCGTCCGTAGCGTAGATAAGCCCGATGATTATGCATCCATGCGGGAAACACTCTCCCGGCGTTTTGCCCGTCTGGCGGCACTGCGGGATGCCGGTGAGCCCCCGGAGAACATGGAAGATCCGTTTTTGTTGGTGCCGGATTTGATTCTCATTGATGGCGGCATCGGACAGCTTAATGCGGCCCGGCAAGCCATGGAGGAGGCCGGCTATAACGATGTGCCCATGATCTCTTTGGCCAAGGAAGAAGAACTGGTTTTTGTCACCGGCCGCCGTGAGCCGCTGCGCCTGCCACGCAATAGTGCTGCGCTGCAGCTTCTGCAGCGGGTGCGGGATGAGGCTCACCGCTTTGTCATCACCTATCAGCGCAAACGCCGGCCAGGGGTCCGGGGATCGCTTTTGCTGGATGTGCCGGGGATTGGTGAGGCACGCAGAAAAGCTCTGCTAAAACATTTTGGCAGTATTGCCGAAATGCGCAGAGCTTCCGTTGAACAGTTGGCTGAGGTGGAGGGCATGAATGAAGCTGTTGCCGCCACCCTGTATGAGTATCTCCGTGAAGAGGACCGGACTTAA
- a CDS encoding ImmA/IrrE family metallo-endopeptidase, producing the protein MLTGSKTIFTAEPVQWAADYVLDILETLQEGATDSEYGLELLALEREELRGVWQELMNTAPSAKKPVFFAAGREGARLFVIRQLLSVLPARQCLLHDLDRVFQQTCVRLAHEYFFFAGFHLCLEKKAPPEEIVIRALKIMERQGLSSKMLLGEHPLHIYCLDYEMPDPAYYLYPSHSIVCGATDFTPQRQLHCLLHELGHVVYAGKQNNKLQPDNASRRQMAEQFANGFARKHLTPV; encoded by the coding sequence ATGTTAACAGGAAGCAAAACAATTTTTACTGCGGAGCCGGTACAATGGGCCGCAGATTATGTGCTTGATATCCTGGAAACACTGCAGGAAGGAGCCACCGACAGCGAATATGGCCTGGAGTTACTGGCGCTGGAACGGGAAGAGCTGCGCGGCGTATGGCAGGAATTAATGAATACTGCCCCGTCGGCCAAGAAGCCCGTTTTTTTTGCCGCAGGACGGGAAGGCGCCCGGCTGTTTGTGATTCGTCAGCTACTATCGGTACTGCCTGCACGACAATGCTTACTGCATGATCTGGACAGGGTTTTTCAGCAGACCTGTGTACGCCTGGCTCATGAATATTTCTTTTTTGCCGGCTTTCATTTATGCCTGGAAAAAAAAGCGCCTCCTGAGGAAATAGTGATCCGCGCCTTAAAAATAATGGAGAGACAGGGCTTAAGCAGCAAAATGCTGTTGGGTGAGCATCCCCTGCATATCTACTGCCTGGATTATGAAATGCCGGATCCAGCCTATTATCTCTACCCTTCACACTCCATTGTCTGCGGGGCCACCGATTTTACCCCCCAGCGGCAACTGCACTGCCTGCTGCATGAACTGGGTCACGTGGTTTATGCCGGCAAACAAAACAACAAACTGCAGCCAGATAACGCCAGCCGGCGGCAAATGGCGGAACAGTTTGCCAATGGTTTTGCCAGAAAACATCTCACCCCGGTTTAA
- a CDS encoding Crp/Fnr family transcriptional regulator, which translates to MAALNKNVEYLKKVPFFEGLSEEDLGMVAAVMIERSYAKGSVLFMEGEQGEALFVIRQGRVKISKSTADGREQILHMLKDGDIFAEVVLFDRGPYPATAEAVEDTQCWLLRSADMEKLMQSHPLLAIKLLRVMSKRLRQAQLLVRDLALHDAYGRMAGLLLRFARREGKQTKDGIVLELDLTRQEMASMIGTSRETVARILSRFQKDGVLTLDKQRIVLLDEEKLREWT; encoded by the coding sequence GTGGCGGCACTGAATAAGAATGTGGAATATCTGAAGAAGGTTCCTTTTTTCGAAGGTCTGAGCGAAGAGGACCTGGGAATGGTGGCCGCTGTAATGATTGAACGCTCATATGCCAAAGGCTCGGTTCTCTTTATGGAGGGAGAACAGGGGGAGGCATTATTTGTAATCCGGCAGGGGCGGGTGAAAATCTCCAAGTCTACCGCCGACGGACGGGAACAGATTTTGCATATGCTAAAAGACGGTGACATCTTCGCCGAAGTGGTTCTCTTTGACCGCGGGCCATATCCGGCCACGGCGGAAGCGGTGGAAGACACACAGTGTTGGCTTTTGCGCAGTGCGGATATGGAAAAACTGATGCAGAGCCATCCGCTCTTGGCCATTAAATTGCTGCGCGTAATGAGCAAACGTTTACGCCAGGCGCAGCTTTTGGTGCGTGATTTAGCTCTGCACGATGCTTATGGCCGGATGGCTGGCCTGCTGCTGCGTTTTGCCAGGCGTGAGGGGAAGCAGACCAAAGACGGCATCGTGCTGGAGTTGGATCTTACCCGTCAGGAAATGGCCAGCATGATTGGGACCTCCCGCGAAACTGTGGCCCGTATTTTGAGCCGCTTTCAGAAAGACGGTGTTTTGACCCTTGATAAACAGCGGATTGTGCTGCTTGATGAAGAAAAACTCCGTGAATGGACTTAA